One part of the Vitis riparia cultivar Riparia Gloire de Montpellier isolate 1030 chromosome 15, EGFV_Vit.rip_1.0, whole genome shotgun sequence genome encodes these proteins:
- the LOC117931969 gene encoding uncharacterized protein LOC117931969, which translates to MSDELASTLASFQEFMAGVNRRLDQLESSRQDPHPAGMVTDETIPHASQTAQTRPPGVSLGTPFHLADHYETIPPPTVTVPPPMVPTIEDTRLAEQEAKVERLESMMRRIRLQDGGLTWDDRDGIPAASLPAKFRMPDIERYSGIGCPKIHLRLFSTVMRAHGIDDAQLVALFPMSLSGAAQRWFASVEPSRLRTWGDVAHEFLTQFTFSADIDVSRRELEATRQRFARRLVGVPFQDLRSLVQATFSVEEAIARGLWTDVTPSPDSKGKKPIGSFGRSREVGAISYQYRRPAHHSPYRPPPVGAPFSLPQYQYQLDYAQEPYIAQTNMQPRPPHPRAATHPPPRPYAQRDAGVIVPLAPRPLPHPIPPHFRSHEHCLYHQIPGHDTERCSALHHAIQDLIDSGLVNLAGPSVTTNPLPTHFTHAVPPPPGLR; encoded by the exons ATGTCGGACGagctagcttccacacttgcttccTTTCAGGAGTTCATGGCCGGAGTCAATAGACGCTTGGATCAGTTAGAGAGTTCTCGCCAGGATCCTCATCCGGCTGGCATGGTCACTGACGAGACAATTCCTCATGCATCTCAGACAGCACAAACTCGTCCACCTGGGGTTTCACTTGGTACTCCATTCCATCTGGCAGACCATTATGAGACCATTCCACCACCTACTGTCACAGTGCCACCTCCCATGGTTCCCACTATTGAGGATACTCGATTAGCCGAGCAGGAGGCCAaggttgagaggcttgagtccaTGATGAGACGGATCAGATTGCAGGACggaggtttgacttgggatgacagAGACGGCATACCGGCGGCTAGCTTGCCCGCCAAGTTTCGCATGCCAGACATCGAGCGTTacagtgggattggttgtcctaagatccacttgagactGTTCAGCACAGTCATGAGGGCACATGGTATCGATGATGCGCAGTTGGTGGCCCTCTTCCCTATGTCACTTAGTGGAGCGGCTCAGAGGTGGTTTGCTTCGGTTGAGCCTTCGAGACTCCGCACCTGGGGGgatgtggctcatgagttcctGACTCAGTTTACTTTCAGTGCTGATATTGACGTATCTagacgagagttggaggccaccagGCAGAG GTTCGCGAGACGTCTTGTGGGCGTCCCATTTCAGGACCTAAGGAGTCTGGTTCAGGCAACTTTTAGTGTTGAGGAGGCCATCGCTCGAGGATTATGGACGGATGTTACTCCTTCCCCTGacagtaaggggaagaagccgaTTGGATCATTTGGTAGATCTAGAGAGGTTGGCGCTATTAGCTATCAGTATCGGAGGCCCGCACATCACTCGCCTTACAGACCTCCTCCAGTCGGAGCTCCTTTCTCTCTTCCACAGTATCAGTATCAGCTGGATTATGCTCAggagccttacattgctcagacCAACATGCAGCCACGACCACCACATCCGAGAGCCGCTACTCACCCACCGcctagaccatatgcacagag gGATGCTGGAGTGATTGTTCCTTTGGCGCCGAGGCCTTTGCCCCATCCTATTCCTCCTCATTTCCGTTCACATGAGCACTGCTTGTATCATCAGATTCCGGGGCACGATACTGAGCGTTGTTCAGCACTTCATCATGCGATACAGGATTTGATCGATTCAGGGTTGGTCAACTTGGCtgggccaagtgtgaccaccaatcctcTGCCTACGCATTTtacacatgcagttcctcctcctCCTGGTCTTCGAtag